A single region of the Salvia miltiorrhiza cultivar Shanhuang (shh) chromosome 8, IMPLAD_Smil_shh, whole genome shotgun sequence genome encodes:
- the LOC130999738 gene encoding UDP-glycosyltransferase 74E2-like, with protein sequence MLSFSCNNQNPLYLYHTKKKKKKSNHKLKMATKTHILAIPFPLQGHINPMVQLCNRLASKGVGVTLVTTATFASRLERRAAAGDGMSKINSETVPDPTVGDLEALDVYDTFIRTFRTAITSSVPDIIDKHINTLSVVVYDSYAPWVLDIAHGKGLKGAVLFTQPCTVCTVFYHVHKGSFVIPPGDDDEEVSLPAMPAMRVRDLPSLVSSKNAYPSVLTLLVEQFSTFEKADWRLFNTFDKLEDEILKWMSKKYTIRTIGPTVPSMYTDKRLEGNYDYGLSLFKPKIESCKRWLDEKEDRSVVYVSFGSLADLSEKQMEEVAWGLIGSECDFLWVVREAEQGKLPRYFGSGPTGKYLIVDWCTQLEVLSHRAVGCFMTHCGWNSTLEALCLGVPMVAMPRWTDQTTTAKLIVDMWQIGVRVEAGEEDVVTRGEVAARVNEAMQRDRGRGEEMRGNALKWKDLAIEAVSEGGSSDQNITEIVREFLNNK encoded by the exons ATGCTTTCATTTTCTTGCAACAATCAAAACCCCCTTTATTTATaccacacaaaaaaaaaaaaaaaaaaatcaaaccacAAACTAAAAATGGCCACAAAAACTCACATCCTCGCCATCCCTTTCCCTCTACAAGGCCACATAAACCCTATGGTCCAGCTCTGCAATCGCCTAGCCTCGAAAGGCGTCGGCGTCACGCTCGTCACCACCGCCACCTTCGCCTCCCGCCTCGAGAGGCGAGCCGCGGCCGGCGACGGCATGTCGAAGATCAACTCCGAGACGGTCCCCGACCCGACGGTCGGGGACCTCGAAGCCCTGGACGTGTACGATACGTTCATTCGTACGTTCAGAACCGCCATCACGAGCAGCGTGCCAGACATCATAGACAAACATATCAACACCCTGAGCGTAGTAGTCTACGACTCCTACGCTCCTTGGGTTTTGGACATTGCCCATGGGAAAGGACTAAAAGGGGCCGTGCTTTTCACTCAACCTTGCACTGTTTGCACGGTTTTCTACCACGTGCATAAGGGCAGTTTCGTCATTCCGCCCGGCGACGACGACGAGGAGGTCTCACTGCCTGCGATGCCGGCTATGAGAGTTAGGGACTTGCCTTCTCTTGTGAGTAGCAAGAATGCCTATCCATCGGTGCTGACGCTTCTTGTTGAGCAATTCTCGACGTTCGAGAAAGCCGACTGGCGATTGTTCAACACGTTCGACAAGCTCGAGGATGAG ATACTGAAATGGATGTCAAAGAAATACACAATTAGGACAATAGGTCCAACTGTTCCATCCATGTACACAGACAAGAGATTGGAAGGGAATTACGATTATGGCCTTAGCCTCTTCAAGCCGAAAATCGAATCTTGCAAGAGATGGCTCGACGAGAAAGAAGACCGGTCCGTCGTCTACGTGTCGTTCGGGAGCTTAGCCGATTTATCGGAGAAACAAATGGAGGAAGTCGCATGGGGCTTGATCGGGAGCGAATGCGACTTCCTATGGGTGGTTAGAGAAGCGGAACAGGGAAAACTCCCCCGATATTTTGGCTCAGGTCCCACAGGCAAATACCTAATAGTGGATTGGTGCACTCAGTTAGAAGTGTTGTCCCATCGGGCCGTGGGGTGTTTCATGACGCACTGCGGATGGAACTCGACTCTTGAAGCATTGTGTCTGGGCGTGCCAATGGTGGCCATGCCTCGTTGGACGGATCAAACCACGACCGCCAAGTTGATAGTCGACATGTGGCAAATAGGGGTCCGTGTTGAGGCAGGGGAGGAGGATGTTGTCACGAGGGGCGAGGTTGCGGCTCGTGTGAACGAGGCTATGCAACGAGATCGAGGGAGAGGCGAGGAGATGAGAGGGAACGCCTTGAAATGGAAGGATTTAGCCATAGAAGCAGTCAGTGAAGGAGGAAGCTCAGATCAAAACATTACAGAAATAGTGAGGGAATTTTTGAATAATAAGTAA
- the LOC130999736 gene encoding acetolactate synthase small subunit 1, chloroplastic-like, with protein MAAAATHSALFGASAYPNDLIPRAEISLRSVKFSSNPRRFSVCAQSADGDSKRQNDAVIAVSDAPLAGSSNSAARQKVKRHTVSVFVGDESGMINRIAGVFARRGYNIESLAVGLNRDKALFTIVVSGTEKVLRQVMEQLQKLVNVLKVEDISQEPQVERELMLIKINADPEYRAEVMWLVDIFRAKIVDISDHSLTIEVTGDPGKMVAVQRNLSKFGIREIARTGKIALRREKMGESAPFWRFSAASYPDLEAKPASTVLKPVKEARVAESDTSAGGDVYPVESDDGIFVNQVLDAHWGVLNEDDTSGLRSHTLTMVVNDVPGVLNLVTGVFARRGYNIQSLAVGHSEFEGLSRITTVVPGTDESIAKLVQQLNKLVDLHEVRDLTHLPFAERELMLIKIAVNATARRNVLDIASIFRAKAVDVSDHTITLELTGDLDKMVALQRLLEPYGICEVARTGRVALVRESGVDSKYLRGYSFPV; from the exons ATGGCGGCTGCTGCCACTCACTCTGCGTTATTTGGCGCTTCTGCGTATCCAAATGATCTAATTCCCAGAGCTGAAATTAGCCTTCGCTCCGTCAAATTCTCTTCAAATCCGAGGAGATTTTCGGTTTGTGCTCAAAGCGCCGATGGCGATAGCAAGCGCCAAAACGACGCCGTTATCGCTGTGTCGGATGCTCCTCTCGCCGGCAGCAGCAATTCCGCCGCCAGACAAAA GGTGAAACGTCACACAGTTTCTGTGTTTGTTGGTGATGAAAGTGGAATGATAAATCGGATTGCTGGAGTGTTTGCTAGGAGAGGGTATAACATCGAATCCCTTGCAGTGGGACTGAACAGGGATAAGGCTTTGTTCACTATAGTTGTATCCGGAACTGAAAAGGTGCTACGGCAGGTTATGGAGCAGCTTCAGAAGCTCGTCAATGTATTGAAG GTTGAAGACATCTCGCAGGAGCCCCAAGTGGAACGAGAGTTAATGCTCATCAAAATTAATGCTGATCCAGAATACCGAGCAGAG GTGATGTGGCTAGTGGACATTTTTAGGGCGAAAATTGTGGACATCTCTGATCATTCTCTAACCATCGAG GTTACTGGAGATCCAGGGAAGATGGTTGCAGTGCAGAGGAATTTGAGTAAATTTGGAATTAGAGAGATTGCTAGGACAGGAAAg ATTGCCTTGAGAAGGGAAAAGATGGGTGAATCTGCTCCTTTTTGGAGGTTCTCGGCTGCTTCTTATCCAGATCTCGAGGCCAAGCCTGCTAGTACTGTTTTGAAGCCTGTAAAGGAGGCTCGCGTTGCAGAATCAGATACGTCTGCTGGG ggAGATGTTTATCCTGTGGAGTCGGATGATGGAATTTTTGTCAATCAAGTTCTTGATGCTCACTGGGGAGTGCTGAACGAGGATGAT ACTAGCGGGCTTCGCTCTCACACTCTTACGATGGTTGTTAATGATGTTCCTGGAGTCCTTAACCTTGTCACGGGGGTTTTTGCTAGAAGAGGATATAATATACAA AGTTTAGCTGTTGGCCATTCTGAATTTGAGGGGCTATCACGCATTACCACTGTCGTGCCTGGTACGGATGAATCAATTGCCAAGTTGGTGCAGCAACTTAATAAGTTGGTCGATCTTCACGAG GTCCGAGATCTTACACACTTACCTTTTGCTGAGCGGGAACTGATGCTGATCAAAATTGCTGTAAATGCTACTGCTCGCAGAAATGTTCTTGACATTGCTAGCATATTTAGAGCCAAAGCCGTTGATGTCTCTGATCACACTATCACCCTGGAG CTGACTGGTGATTTGGACAAGATGGTTGCCTTGCAAAGACTTTTGGAACCATATGGCATTTGTGAG GTCGCTCGAACGGGCAGAGTGGCTCTGGTGCGCGAATCGGGAGTCGATTCGAAGTACCTCCGTGGATACTCGTTTCCGGTGTGA